One part of the Arcanobacterium phocisimile genome encodes these proteins:
- the proC gene encoding pyrroline-5-carboxylate reductase translates to MTTLGFIGAGSMASAIIHGLISSGTPGEQIIFSRRNTDAGTQLATELRARFTTDNTEVAAASQIVVLAVKPYLIGSMLDEISPHLSPNTLLVSVAAGVSLADIASHAPANQPIVRAMPNVNSHIGMGMTGLCANDHVAPEQFAAVEELFGAVGEVATVPEHLFSAFSAIAGCSPAWTYTYIDALARGALAEGMTKREAVRVAAQAVLGSAQMVVDSIDTAVPAELVDRVTSPGGTTIAGLLAMEDAGFSPAVVAGVRAAVARNQG, encoded by the coding sequence ATGACGACTCTTGGTTTTATTGGCGCTGGTTCGATGGCCAGCGCGATCATCCACGGCCTTATTTCTTCCGGCACGCCTGGCGAGCAGATTATTTTTTCGCGTCGCAACACCGACGCCGGCACCCAGCTTGCCACCGAACTCCGCGCCCGCTTCACCACTGACAACACTGAGGTGGCGGCGGCCAGCCAGATTGTCGTTCTCGCAGTCAAGCCGTACCTCATTGGCAGTATGCTCGATGAGATCAGCCCACACCTGTCCCCTAACACGCTTCTGGTCTCGGTAGCTGCTGGGGTGTCGCTCGCAGATATTGCCAGCCACGCCCCGGCCAATCAGCCGATTGTGCGTGCAATGCCGAACGTCAATTCACACATCGGTATGGGTATGACGGGCTTGTGCGCCAACGATCATGTAGCGCCAGAACAGTTCGCTGCGGTTGAAGAGCTGTTCGGTGCGGTGGGTGAGGTAGCCACTGTGCCGGAGCATCTTTTCTCCGCATTTTCCGCGATTGCGGGTTGTTCTCCGGCGTGGACGTATACCTATATTGATGCCCTTGCTCGTGGCGCGCTCGCGGAAGGCATGACGAAGCGTGAAGCTGTGCGTGTTGCCGCCCAGGCAGTGCTGGGTTCGGCGCAGATGGTTGTGGATTCGATCGATACGGCTGTCCCCGCCGAGCTGGTCGATCGCGTAACGTCGCCGGGCGGCACCACGATTGCAGGCTTGTTGGCGATGGAAGACGCCGGGTTCTCCCCTGCGGTTGTTGCCGGGGTTCGAGCTGCGGTGGCGCGCAATCAGGGTTAG